The proteins below come from a single Branchiostoma floridae strain S238N-H82 chromosome 5, Bfl_VNyyK, whole genome shotgun sequence genomic window:
- the LOC118416639 gene encoding insulin-like growth factor-binding protein complex acid labile subunit translates to MQDTKSIMGEKLPCLLLCLPIILRVCGSTEASCHLVGLTADCTNQGLTSVPQNLPTNITRSNLQHNLITTLNQSDFSQYRSWTTLDLGNNSISTVNSQAFYYLSSLTFLDLLGNDLTNLLSDMFTGLGNLQTLYLDDNEISNIQAGTFNATSQLKTLALHHNKLTNLRSDMFTGLGNLKQLFLYNNEISDIQAGTFTPTTQLTTLSLDYNNLTNLRSDMFTGMGNLTTLGLHHNQLTNLTSDMFMGLENLLTLYLYNNEIIDIQAGTFNSTPHLKTLGLHHNKLTNLRSDMFMGLGNLEKLYLYNNEISNIQAQTFTPTSQLTVLSLHNNKLTSLNSTIFQGLENLEQLYLYNNEISNIKAGTFTPTSTLSNLNLDHNKLTRLGPGMFTGLENLQKLFLDNNEINDIQAGTFGPTSSLRSLNLYHNRLTRLGPGMFTGLGNLQKLFLDNNEISDIQTGTFGPTSNLKSLTLYQNRLTLFKAEIFPTVSELQLQNNQIESLSSTAYDKLSSISTVYIDNNPWQCDCRMLPFRQKMMGSRAFENQIKCKGPSNFYGQNLVDINPEDLTSVCTEPKIMRFGRSDNNTVVQGETLHLICEASGIPTPDITVILPSGLNATVESDGRVTMDMNGTITITNVTAADAGLYVCTATSHVGSSSARLSVDVQLNVVPTAVTNTSYTTNTTLPPPSKKLEPTSHTFSLPVLIGSVCGAVLATALLVAIVPTIWLKKRSQTPHSGSYSRVFFKNKNTGGTVVLHSHDEEEEYERPYTGRGHRDNPAFDMLEEDDYEVIPPSPPPRNIPGLPGDQQCGSAATHTADSCNPQEPIYENEYEAVKDDVHYENSHVKAAAAKDAEEDIRVIVEDYDGHDYLSFTTTKKSDP, encoded by the coding sequence ATGCAGGACACAAAGAGCATCATGGGTGAAAAGCTGCCATGTTTGCTGTTATGCCTTCCCATCATCCTGCGGGTGTGTGGATCAACAGAAGCTTCCTGCCACCTGGTTGGTTTAACTGCTGACTGCACCAACCAGGGCCTGACCAGCGTTCCTCAGAACCTCCCCACAAACATCACTAGGTCCAACTTGCAGCACAACCTGATCACAACACTAAATCAGTCTGACTTCTCCCAGTACAGGAGCTGGACAACTCTTGATCTAGGGAACAACAGCATTTCCACTGTCAATAGCCAAGCGTTCTACTACCTGTCAAGTTTGACCTTCTTGGATCTTTTAGGGAATGACCTAACAAACCTCCTgtctgacatgtttacaggaCTGGGAAACCTGCAAACACTTTACCTTGATGATAATGAAATCAGCaacattcaggctggaacttttaATGCGACATCTCAACTGAAAACCTTGGCTTTACAtcataacaagttaacaaacctcagatctgacatgttcacagggctagGAAATTTGAAGCAACTTTTCCTGTACAATAATGAGATCAGCgacattcaggctggaacttttaCTCCAACCACTCAACTGACAACATTGAGCCTGGATTATAACAACCTAACaaacctcagatctgacatgtttacagggaTGGGGAACTTGACAACCTTGGGTTTGCATCATAACCAGTTAACAAATCTGACGTCTGATATGTTTATGGGGCTGGAAAACTTGCTGACCCTTTACTTATACAATAATGAGATCATCGACATTCAGGCTGGAACCTTTAATTCAACACCTCACCTGAAAACCTTGGGTTTGCAtcataacaagttaacaaacctcagatctgacatgtttatgGGGTTAGGAAACTTGGAGAAACTTTACCTGTACAATAATGAGATCAGCAACATTCAGGCTCAAACTTTCACTCCAACATCACAACTCACAGTCCTGTCTCTCCataataacaagttaacaagccTTAATTCTACCATCTTCCAAGGGTTAGAAAACTTAGAgcaactgtacctgtacaataATGAGATCAGCAACATTAAAGCTGGAACTTTCACTCCAACATCAACTCTAAGCAACTTGAACCTGGATCATAACAAGTTAACAAGGCTTGGACCCGGCATGTTCACAGGTTTAGAAAACTTGCAGAAGCTTTTCCTAGACAATAATGAGATCAATgacattcaggctggaacttttgGTCCAACATCAAGCCTAAGGAGCCTGAACCTGTATCATAACAGATTAACAAGGCTCGGACCTGGCATGTTCACAGGGTTAGGCAACTTGCAGAAGCTTTTCCTGGACAATAATGAGATCAGCGACATTCAGACTGGAACTTTTGGTCCAACATCAAACCTCAAGAGCTTAACACTTTATCAGAATAGACTGACACTCTTTAAAGCAGAGATATTTCCAACAGTATCTGAGCTTCAGCTTCAGAACAACCAAATAGAAAGTCTATCCTCAACAGCCTACGACAAGCTGTCCTCTATCTCTACTGTATACATTGACAataacccctggcagtgtgactgtaggatgcttCCCTTCAGGCAAAAGATGATGGGGTCTCGGGCATTTGAAAACCAAATAAAGTGCAAAGGACCTAGCAACTTTTATGGACAAAATCTTGTTGACATCAATCCTGAAGACCTTACAAGTGTCTGTACAGAGCCAAAGATCATGAGGTTTGGGAGGAGTGACAATAACACAGTAGTACAGGGAGAGACTCTTCACTTgatctgtgaagcttcaggaatccctACGCCAGACATAACAGTCATtctcccatctggactgaatgCAACTGTTGAGTCAGATGGGAGGGTGACTATGGATATGAATGGTACCATCACCATAACcaatgttactgcagcagatgctggtctgtatGTCTGTACTGCAACAAGTCACGTGGGCTCCTCATCTGCCAGGCTGTCTGTAGATGTCCAACTGAACGTGGTACCCACAGCTGTCACAAAtacaagttatactacaaataCAACTCTGCCACCCCCTTCAAAGAAACTGGAGCCTACTTCTCACACCTTCTCCCTGCCTGTTCTCATTGGCTCTGTCTGTGGTGCAGTCCTTGCCACTGCCCTGCTTGTTGCCATTGTTCCTACCATCTGGCTCAAGAAGAGGTCCCAAACTCCTCATTCCGGCTCATACTCAAGAGtatttttcaaaaacaaaaacacaggagGCACTGTTGTACTCCACAGTCATgatgaagaagaggagtatGAAAGACCATATACAGGCAGAGGCCACAGAGACAACCCTGCTTTTGACATGTTAGAAGAAGATGACTATGAGGTTATCCCTCCCTCCCCTCCGCCTAGAAATATTCCGGGTCTCCCGGGTGATCAGCAGTGTGGGTCAGCAGCTACACACACTGCTGATAGCTGTAACCCACAGGAGCCCATATATGAGAATGAATACGAGGCTGTAAAAGACGATGTTCACTATGAAAACAGCCACGTGAAGGCAGCAGCCGCTAAAGATGCTGAGGAAGATATACGGGTAATCGTGGAGGATTACGACGGCCATGACTACCTGTCTTTTACGACAACCAAGAAATCTGATCCTTAG